In Dryobates pubescens isolate bDryPub1 chromosome 19, bDryPub1.pri, whole genome shotgun sequence, the following are encoded in one genomic region:
- the CFAP20 gene encoding cilia- and flagella-associated protein 20 isoform X4, whose translation MSVPSRWLLQTWLSPSTQRCTTYITCPADPKKTLGIKLPFLVMIIKNLKKYFTFEVQVLDDKNVRRRFRASNYQSTTRVKPFICTMPMRLDEGWNQIQFNLSDFTRRAYGTNYIETLRVQIHANCRIRRVYFSDRLYSEDELPAEFKLYLPVQNKAKQ comes from the exons ATGTCAGTGCCCAGCAGATGGCTCCTTCAGACGTGGttgtccccctctactcagcgcTG TACCACATACATCACCTGCCCTGCTGACCCAAAGAAGACCCTGGGCATCaagctgcctttcctggtgATGATCATCAAGAACCTGAAGAAGTACTTCACTTTTGAAGTGCAG GTGCTGGACGACAAGAACGTGCGGCGGCGCTTCCGGGCCAGCAACTACCAGAGCACCACCAGGGTGAAGCCTTTCATCTGCACCATGCCCATGAGGCTGGACGAGGGCTGGAACCAGATCCAGTTCAACCTCTCCGACTTCACTCGCCGCGCCTACGGCACCAACTACATCGAGACCCTGCGCGTCCAG ATCCACGCCAACTGCCGCATCCGCCGCGTCTACTTCTCCGACCGCCTCTACTCGGAGGACGAGCTCCCAGCTGAGTTCAAGCTCTACCTGCCTGTCCAGAACAAGGCCAAG CAGTAA
- the CFAP20 gene encoding cilia- and flagella-associated protein 20 isoform X1: MPWVRRVGVWNTFFGPFIIIIFLQLSLKLSLLCPGSPWGLLGSHEHSSLFACLPSKRALGSGERLWGSGPALCEVLKWFCVPLSTTYITCPADPKKTLGIKLPFLVMIIKNLKKYFTFEVQVLDDKNVRRRFRASNYQSTTRVKPFICTMPMRLDEGWNQIQFNLSDFTRRAYGTNYIETLRVQIHANCRIRRVYFSDRLYSEDELPAEFKLYLPVQNKAKQ; encoded by the exons ATGCCCTGGGTGAGGAGAgtgggggtttggaacacattCTTTGGGCCttttatcatcatcatcttcttgCAGCTCTCTCTGAAACTCTCCCTCCTGTGTCCAGGAAGCCCCTGGGGGTTGTTGGGATCTCATGAGCACAGctctctctttgcctgcttgccCTCCAAGAGAGCTTTAGGGTCAGGGGAGAGACTCTGGGGCTCAGGCCCTGCGCTCTGTGAGGTGCTGAAGTGGTTTTGTGTCCCTCTTAGTACCACATACATCACCTGCCCTGCTGACCCAAAGAAGACCCTGGGCATCaagctgcctttcctggtgATGATCATCAAGAACCTGAAGAAGTACTTCACTTTTGAAGTGCAG GTGCTGGACGACAAGAACGTGCGGCGGCGCTTCCGGGCCAGCAACTACCAGAGCACCACCAGGGTGAAGCCTTTCATCTGCACCATGCCCATGAGGCTGGACGAGGGCTGGAACCAGATCCAGTTCAACCTCTCCGACTTCACTCGCCGCGCCTACGGCACCAACTACATCGAGACCCTGCGCGTCCAG ATCCACGCCAACTGCCGCATCCGCCGCGTCTACTTCTCCGACCGCCTCTACTCGGAGGACGAGCTCCCAGCTGAGTTCAAGCTCTACCTGCCTGTCCAGAACAAGGCCAAG CAGTAA
- the CFAP20 gene encoding cilia- and flagella-associated protein 20 isoform X2, with protein MPWVRRVGVWNTFFGPFIIIIFLQLSLKLSLLCPGSPWGLLGSHEHSSLFACLPSKRALGSGERLWGSGPALCEVLKWFCVPLSTTYITCPADPKKTLGIKLPFLVMIIKNLKKYFTFEVQVLDDKNVRRRFRASNYQSTTRVKPFICTMPMRLDEGWNQIQFNLSDFTRRAYGTNYIETLRVQIHANCRIRRVYFSDRLYSEDELPAEFKLYLPVQNKAK; from the exons ATGCCCTGGGTGAGGAGAgtgggggtttggaacacattCTTTGGGCCttttatcatcatcatcttcttgCAGCTCTCTCTGAAACTCTCCCTCCTGTGTCCAGGAAGCCCCTGGGGGTTGTTGGGATCTCATGAGCACAGctctctctttgcctgcttgccCTCCAAGAGAGCTTTAGGGTCAGGGGAGAGACTCTGGGGCTCAGGCCCTGCGCTCTGTGAGGTGCTGAAGTGGTTTTGTGTCCCTCTTAGTACCACATACATCACCTGCCCTGCTGACCCAAAGAAGACCCTGGGCATCaagctgcctttcctggtgATGATCATCAAGAACCTGAAGAAGTACTTCACTTTTGAAGTGCAG GTGCTGGACGACAAGAACGTGCGGCGGCGCTTCCGGGCCAGCAACTACCAGAGCACCACCAGGGTGAAGCCTTTCATCTGCACCATGCCCATGAGGCTGGACGAGGGCTGGAACCAGATCCAGTTCAACCTCTCCGACTTCACTCGCCGCGCCTACGGCACCAACTACATCGAGACCCTGCGCGTCCAG ATCCACGCCAACTGCCGCATCCGCCGCGTCTACTTCTCCGACCGCCTCTACTCGGAGGACGAGCTCCCAGCTGAGTTCAAGCTCTACCTGCCTGTCCAGAACAAGGCCAAG TAA